The sequence TTCCCCCGTTACCACCAGTTAGATGTGGTGAAAAAACTCTGTGATGCTGTAAAAGATGGCGTGGGTGGGCGTTATTTGATTCAGCACAGCGCAGGCAGTGGCAAGAGCAATTCTATTGCGTGGTTGGCATGCGCCTTGGTGGGGCTTAGTGTGGATGAAAAGGTGCTTTTTGATAGTGTGCTTGTAGTTACAGATCGGATCATCTTAGACCATCAGTTACAAGACAAAATCGAAGCCTTTTGCCCCATTAAGGGCGTTGTTGAGGCAATTAAAAAAGGTAGTCGCCAACTCAAAGAAGCCTTAGCAGAGGGCAAAAAAATCATCATCACCACAATCCAAAAGTTCCCCCACATCTTAGAGGACATTCCTAAAATGGGGGATAAAAAGTTTGCCATTATCATAGATGAGGCGCACTCTAGCCAAGGGGGGACACACAGCCAAGCTCTAAGCACAGCCACAAGTAGGGGGACTGATGAGGGTTTAGAGTTAGAGAATCTAGACCCTAATGAACATTTATTACAAGAGATTAAAGCCAAGCAATTCCAAAAAAACGCCTCTTACTTTGCCTTTAGCGCAACTCCTAAGCCACAAACCTTAGAGCTTTTTGGGACACGAACAAGCAGAGATGAATTTATTCCCTTCCATCTCTATTCAATGAAACAAGCTATTGAGGAGGGATTTATTTTAGATGTTTTGCAACACTACATCACTTATCAAAGTTATGCCCACTTGGTTGCCACGACTCCAAATGACCCACGCTATGATAAAAATCCCGCCTTTAAAAAACTCAAAGCCTATGTTAAAAATCATCCTAAAAGCATTTGGGCTAAAATACAAATAATGCTTACCCATTTTTATACTTGCACACATAGGCAGATAGGGGGCAAAGCTAAAGCAATGGTAGTTACAGATTCGCGCAAGAGTGCCTTTGAATATTTTAAAGCTTTTAAAGCGCAACTAGAGCAAGAACAACACCCCCATAAAGTCTTGGTGGCTTTCTCAGGAGAGCTCAATTTAGAGGGCAAGACTTACAGCGAAGCGAGTTTAAATGGTATGCCCGACAACCAGACATCCGAAGCCTTTAAAAAAGACGATTACCGTTTTTTGATTGTGGCAGATAAATACCAAACGGATTTGACCAATCCTTGTTACACACGATGTATGTCGATAAAGCTTTAAGCGGCGTAGCTTGTGTGCAAACACTCTCGCGCTTGAACCGCACCGACACGAATTACCCAGACAAAATAGACACCTGTATTTTAGATTTTGTCAACGATGTGACAACTATCGCTAAAGCCTTTGAGCCCTATTACAAAAAAACTTCTCTAGCAGAACCTAGCGACCCTGATAAACTCTTTGATCTCAAAACGCATTTGGATAGCTATGGGGTGTATACACTAGAAGAAGTGGAAGCTTTTAATGCCGCCCTCTTTGAACAAGCCCCCCTACCTCAAATCCATGCCATGCTAGATAGAATGGTGCAACGCTACAATGATGTGGAACAAGACTCACAACAAGAGTTTTACAGCAAGGCAAAGTCTTACCTCAAAAACTATGCTTTTTTGGTACAAATCTTACTCTTTCAAGATTTATCTTTAGAAAAACTCTCTAGATTGCTCACACACCTCATTAAAAAACTAGCC is a genomic window of Helicobacter sp. NHP19-012 containing:
- a CDS encoding type I restriction endonuclease; translated protein: MQKYNEKALEDLIEAHLLASGYTKRTSQDYDKELCLDVGLLWDFLERTQARQLNELKQRRKDKTDFLKDLKRQIEQQGLLKILQEGFGLLGVKFSLAYNKPQSQKNPDTWKNYQSNVFSVVRQLRYSSKNNNSLDLVIFLNGLPLFTFELKNPLTNQSVEDAMCQYREDRNPHESLFKHTLAHFALDSDLVYMTTKLEGKKTRFTPFNKGLNDGSGELDRECGASNPPNPQGLKSAYLWESMLQKDNLLNLLFNFLKPVGKSIIFPRYHQLDVVKKLCDAVKDGVGGRYLIQHSAGSGKSNSIAWLACALVGLSVDEKVLFDSVLVVTDRIILDHQLQDKIEAFCPIKGVVEAIKKGSRQLKEALAEGKKIIITTIQKFPHILEDIPKMGDKKFAIIIDEAHSSQGGTHSQALSTATSRGTDEGLELENLDPNEHLLQEIKAKQFQKNASYFAFSATPKPQTLELFGTRTSRDEFIPFHLYSMKQAIEEGFILDVLQHYITYQSYAHLVATTPNDPRYDKNPAFKKLKAYVKNHPKSIWAKIQIMLTHFYTCTHRQIGGKAKAMVVTDSRKSAFEYFKAFKAQLEQEQHPHKVLVAFSGELNLEGKTYSEASLNGMPDNQTSEAFKKDDYRFLIVADKYQTDLTNPCYTRCMSIKL